From Flavobacterium arcticum, the proteins below share one genomic window:
- a CDS encoding DUF2892 domain-containing protein: MFNKNIKLVLAALVIITAVWQFTEKNIGNGIFLLLLSGIFILLYYKNEMILMAFLKLRKQDFDGAKKLLDKIKNPQASLVRKQEGYYNYLNGLMLSQTNLTQAEKYLKKAVALGLNMDQDMAMAKLNLAGIAITKNRKVEATSLLNEAKKLDKQNMLKDQITMMKQQLKKGPQTQQRRY; the protein is encoded by the coding sequence ATGTTCAATAAAAACATTAAGCTTGTGCTTGCTGCACTGGTAATTATAACTGCAGTATGGCAATTTACAGAAAAAAATATAGGTAACGGCATTTTCTTATTACTCCTTTCGGGAATTTTTATACTATTATATTATAAAAATGAGATGATTTTAATGGCTTTCTTAAAGTTAAGAAAACAAGATTTTGACGGTGCTAAAAAATTACTCGATAAAATAAAGAACCCTCAAGCATCATTAGTAAGAAAGCAAGAAGGGTATTACAATTACCTTAACGGGCTTATGTTATCGCAAACCAACTTAACGCAAGCGGAGAAATACCTTAAAAAAGCTGTTGCTCTTGGACTTAATATGGATCAGGATATGGCAATGGCAAAACTTAACCTTGCAGGTATAGCAATTACTAAAAACCGAAAAGTAGAAGCTACAAGTTTACTTAATGAAGCTAAGAAACTGGACAAACAAAACATGCTGAAAGATCAAATAACAATGATGAAACAGCAACTTAAAAAGGGACCGCAAACACAGCAAAGAAGATATTAA